TACTTTTTAACGGGTGCCCCGCAGTTTTTACACTTAACATCTCCTTCTTTTAGCAGACCACCACACTTCTTACATTTAAGTGTTGCGATTTTTGTCGTGCTGGAGGAATTCTGCAACGAACTATCTGTCGAACTATTAACAGAGACATTTTTATCCGTTTCTATGGGACGATTATCGAGAATTTCTCTATAATGCGTTTCGAGACCATGCTCTATATCCTCAAGCCGTTTAGATTCATTTTCGAAAACAATCAAGGCCGAATCCGAAGAGTTATACTTAGCCTCAAGGAGCATATCTGCTTTTTCCAAATAACCAGTTGCTTCTTGTAGCAAGAATGCTGTCTTTGGCGAAAACTCATCGGTTTTAATATTTTCCTTAAGCGTTTTTGTTTGAGTTTTTAAAGACTCTATTGCGCTTTCAAGCCTATTTATAGTTTCAATAACCCCATGCTGGCATAACGAATTAGCATATTTCATTGCATGAATACGCTTTTTTTCGTCACCAAGTTTATTTGCTTGCTCCATGCTTTCTTGAGCCTTCAAATACTGGGCATTAATCTTATCAGCTAAACTCGGATATTTGGCTACATATTGTTCTATATAGATCTTGTTTGATTCCCATGCAGCAGCTTGATCTTTTACTGTATTCCCACAAGATACAATGAGGAACGTGAGTATAACTAGTACTAAATTTCTCATAATTTTATGCTGTTAGTATATCAATATTTGCTTTAATCCATCCCGAATCAGGATCATTTCCTTTCATATCAAGGCCAGCCATGAATTCCCAATAAACCTCCCTTGAATCATCCAATGAAGTGGCTTGTGAACTCTCAGGTAGGATAATTTCTTTTAAAAACCTAAATTCAAGTAACAAATGCAACTTATAGGATTGATTGGAGAGAAAGGAATTGCATTTTTTCAGAACAGGAAGATGAGAATTACTCACCT
This portion of the Williamwhitmania taraxaci genome encodes:
- a CDS encoding zinc ribbon domain-containing protein yields the protein MRNLVLVILTFLIVSCGNTVKDQAAAWESNKIYIEQYVAKYPSLADKINAQYLKAQESMEQANKLGDEKKRIHAMKYANSLCQHGVIETINRLESAIESLKTQTKTLKENIKTDEFSPKTAFLLQEATGYLEKADMLLEAKYNSSDSALIVFENESKRLEDIEHGLETHYREILDNRPIETDKNVSVNSSTDSSLQNSSSTTKIATLKCKKCGGLLKEGDVKCKNCGAPVKK